Proteins encoded together in one Oenanthe melanoleuca isolate GR-GAL-2019-014 chromosome 7, OMel1.0, whole genome shotgun sequence window:
- the LOC130255344 gene encoding chromatin assembly factor 1 subunit A-like produces the protein MFSCRMIQKHKDKAFEQLSAQMNETFKIEDDRLARGAAEVEVEYQIQNKEKETKKKAAIESIEEHRVSVMKLKGEKERQEKEDNEKDRNQWMTENGIYLEMEKAKKQRQRDANMEVQKILLQQMAEKQARKEQEKQADLDYDAQREGAFHQDRAFRR, from the exons ATGTTCTCCTGCAGGATGATACAGAAGCATAAGGACAAAGCTTTTGAACAATTAAGTGCACAGATGAATGAGACATTTAAGATTGAAGATGATCGTCTTGCtagaggagctgcagaggtaGAAGTTGAGTACCAAAttcaaaacaaagagaaagaaactaaaaaaaaggCTGCTATTGAATCTATTGAAGAACACAGAGTCAGTGTG ATGAAGttgaaaggggaaaaggagagacAGGAGAAAGAAGACAACGAGAAGGATCGTAATCAGTGGATGACAGAAAATGGCATCTacctggaaatggaaaaagccAAGAAACAAAGACAGCGTGATGCAAACATGGAAGTACAAAAAATTCTGCTCCAGCAAATG GCTGAAAAGCAGGcaagaaaagagcaggaaaagcaagcAGACTTGGACTACGATGCTCAGAGAGAGGGTGCTTTTCATCAGGATCGAGCATTTCGGAGATAA